Proteins co-encoded in one Epinephelus moara isolate mb chromosome 11, YSFRI_EMoa_1.0, whole genome shotgun sequence genomic window:
- the LOC126397751 gene encoding carbonic anhydrase 1-like, which produces MVLKMDHKTTFEGLYFLFICFIYSQLHLVHWNTKYPSFGDAASKPDGLAVVGVFLKIGAANASLQKILDAFDSIKTKGKQTSFCGFDPSTLLPGSLDYWTYDGSLTTPPLLESVTWIVCKEPITVSCEQMAKFRSLLFSAEGEAECCMVDNYRPPQPLKGRPVRASFQ; this is translated from the exons ATGGTTCTGAAAATGGATCACAAGACTACTTTCGAGGGgctttatttcttatttatctgTTTCATTTATTCCCAGCTCCATCTGGTGCACTGGAACACCAAATACCCAAGTTTTGGTGACGCTGCTAGCAAGCCTGATGGGCTCGCTGTTGTTGGAGTATTCCTGAAG ATTGGTGCTGCAAATGCAAGTCTGCAGAAGATTCTTGACGCCTTTGATTCCATCAAGACCAAG GGCAAGCAGACTTCTTTCTGTGGCTTTGACCCCTCTACCTTGCTCCCTGGTAGCCTAGACTACTGGACATATGATGGCTCCCTGACCACACCTCCTCTGCTGGAGAGCGTCACCTGGATTGTCTGCAAAGAGCCAATCACCGTCAGCTGTGAGCAG ATGGCCAAATTCCGCAGCCTGCTCTTCTCCGCTGAGGGTGAGGCCGAGTGCTGCATGGTGGACAACTACCGCCCTCCCCAGCCTCTCAAGGGTCGCCCTGTCCGTGCTTCCTTCCAGTAA